Sequence from the Muntiacus reevesi chromosome 9, mMunRee1.1, whole genome shotgun sequence genome:
AGTGCCCTTTCCTAAGGCCTTTCTCTCCGCTGAACCATGCCTGAGTGatatttctcctcttccctttcatAGACCTTGGACTTGGGATGCAGAAACCTCAGCTCTTGATTCCTGCCATGACTGTGCCAAATGGAACTCTGGTCCACCCAGCATACTTCCTGCTGGTGGGCATCCCCGGCCTGGGACCTAACACCCACTTTTGGCTGGCTTTCCCACTGTGTTGTATGTACGCCTTGGCCACCCTGGGCAACCTGGCCGTTGTCCTCATCATCTGTGTGGAAAGGCACCTGCATGAGCCCATGTACCTCTTCCTGGCCATGCTTTCCACCACTGACCTAGTTCTCTCCTCCGTCACCATGCCCAGGATGGTCAGCCTCTTCCTGACGGGCGTCCAGGAGATCGAGTTCAATGCCTGTCTGGCCCAGATGTTCCTTATCCATGCTCTGTCAGCCATGGAGTCAGCTGTCCTGCTGGCCATGGCGTTTGACCGctttgtggccatctgccacccgcTGCGGCATGCTTCTGTACTCACAGGGCCTACGGTCGCCAAGATTGGACTAGCTGCCCTGACCAGAGGGTTTGTACTcttcctccccctgcccttcATCCTGAAGCGGCTGTCGTACTGCCGAAAGCACACTGTCACACACTCCTTCTGTCTGCACCAAGATATCATGAAGCTGTCCTGTACTGACACCACGGTCAATGTGGTGTACGGGCTCTTTATCATCCTCTCGGTCATGGGCGTCGACTCCCTCTTCATTGGCTTCTCCTATATCCTCATCCTGAGGGCCGTGTTGGAGCTGTCCTCTCAGGGGGCAGCTCTCAAAGCTTTCAACACCTGCATCTCCCATCTCTGTGCTGTGCTGGTCTTCTACGTGCCCCTCATCGGGCTGTCCGTGGTGCACAGGCTGAGTGGCCCCACTTCCCTGCTCCATGTGGTTATGGCTAATATCTATCTACTGCTACCGCCTGTGGTTAACCCTATAGTCTATGGAGCCAAAACCAAGGAGATTCGTTCTCGGGTCTTCCATATATTCTCACAGAAGGGCAGCTGAGCAGATTTCCTCCCCAGTGTCCTTAGTCCCTACCAAAGATGGCAGGGTGCAGCCCTGTTGAATGTCTTGGTGATTGGAACATCTCACCTACTGGGCTCTCTGCTCCAAGTTATCTAAGTAGACCTTCAATTTCTATCTCCAGAAATGGGTCACTTCAGAAGAACCAGTTTTGACAGGACATGCTGGATAGTGATCACCCTACACTCCCTTCCTGTGGTGACCTTGCCTTATTTCTCTCTCCCAAGTAGAAAATACATGTAATTTTGATATGCAAAGGCTGTAAATGATACACATCATGATTCATTCCAGTCTTGatgtatgatttttattattttgctccAATGTATCCACATCAGTGAATATGTGTTAACTATAACTTCTGTCTTGGATCCCAAAGAGGTAACACAGTCATCTTTAAGGGTTAATAAAGGTATTTGTGTGATGGTGAttgaagggaggggagggagatggtAGTAAGCAAAGAGACAGCTCCCACGAAGTGTTTATGTTTCTATATATATGGGGGTGTATTCATGTGGAATCTGCCAAAGTCATCTATGTGGTTCTattggaaattatttttccataaGGGTGATGTTTATCTTGGTTGTAGCTGTGAGTACGTAGGTTTGTTTGTGTGGCTATATGTGATtttagcctgtgtgtgtgtaagtacacAGAATGTGTGCCAGCTGGTCTCCCTGGGAGCTGTGTCCTGTCATGTATAATATTTTGTGAATAATGTCTGTAATTCCACATTTATTGTGTTTATGTGATCTCTGTTAGTTTGTATATGATATGCACCTATGTGAGAATGGTTGGAGAACATGTGTATCTAATGAGAATAGATGCCTCTTTTTATActcatattttaatatgtaaatgTAGAATGTAATATGTAATAATGTAGaatgtattaataatatattaaaggTAGGGTGTAGAATGTAGAATGTTGCTTATTTGTAACAATGTAGACTATATAATACACATAAGTGTGTGGAATATGTGGTGTTGGGATGGCTGTGATTTTTGGCTTATTTATCTTTGGGTGTATGCCTGTGATGCAAAGTATTTGTGATATGAAATCCTTTTGTGTAATATATATGTCTTTAGTCATTTATAGA
This genomic interval carries:
- the LOC136175776 gene encoding olfactory receptor 51D1, whose translation is MQKPQLLIPAMTVPNGTLVHPAYFLLVGIPGLGPNTHFWLAFPLCCMYALATLGNLAVVLIICVERHLHEPMYLFLAMLSTTDLVLSSVTMPRMVSLFLTGVQEIEFNACLAQMFLIHALSAMESAVLLAMAFDRFVAICHPLRHASVLTGPTVAKIGLAALTRGFVLFLPLPFILKRLSYCRKHTVTHSFCLHQDIMKLSCTDTTVNVVYGLFIILSVMGVDSLFIGFSYILILRAVLELSSQGAALKAFNTCISHLCAVLVFYVPLIGLSVVHRLSGPTSLLHVVMANIYLLLPPVVNPIVYGAKTKEIRSRVFHIFSQKGS